A single region of the Gossypium arboreum isolate Shixiya-1 chromosome 12, ASM2569848v2, whole genome shotgun sequence genome encodes:
- the LOC108478409 gene encoding putative formin-like protein 21a — MYLSKMMKVPRVESKLRVFCFKIQFRTQVSEFKRSLNTVNSVCNEVQNFLKLKDLMKKILYLGNTLNQGTARGLSFCWIHGPGLVEFMHSDDLFKLTVYLKVCILSLFCSICILLDFWCSMISAVFCLAGCIYIIDYSSS; from the exons ATGTATCTTTCAAAAATGATGAAAGTGCCACGAGTAGAGTCAAAACTAAGAGTGTTTTGTTTCAAGATTCAGTTCCGAACTCAG GTTTCTGAATTTAAAAGGAGCTTAAATACTGTAAATTCTGTATGTAATGAG GTACAAAATTTCCTTAAATTGAAGGATCTCATGAAGAAAATTCTCTATCTGGGAAATACATTGAACCAAGGAACTGCGAGGG gTTTGAGTTTTTGTTGGATACATGGTCCAGGATTAGTTGAATTCATGCATAGTGACGACTTGTTTAAGCTAACTGTTTATCTTAAAGTGTGCATTCTATCATTATTTTGTTCTATTTGTATTTTGTTAGATTTCTGGTGTAGTATGATAAGTGCGGTATTTTGTTTGGCGGGATGTATTTATATCATAGATTATTCTTCTTcttaa